A single region of the Lepeophtheirus salmonis chromosome 12, UVic_Lsal_1.4, whole genome shotgun sequence genome encodes:
- the LOC121127263 gene encoding uncharacterized protein, giving the protein MHLLLMASFTFTTNKLVFLSIVYEAIDRLNLLVHVKLPERKNLCSIVSVDNVSQFLNSIKAMQLLNSDDGTHIINGTNKENKSSTSIISSSSNTNIEENSFSETFHRSQIIERDLYHHCQIFEAQLKELNQNFDEIKNYVSKLHVEITDKEHHRDSQLLAI; this is encoded by the exons ATGCACCTGCTGCTTATGGCAAGTTTTACTTTTACTACTAAcaagttggtttttttaagtatagtATACGAAGCAATCGATCGCTTAAATCTTTTGGTTCACGTTAAGTTGCCAGAGAG aaaaaatttatgCTCCATTGTAAGTGTAGATAATGTTTCCCAATTTTTGAACTCCATAAAAGCAATGCAACTTCTAAATTCAGATGATGGGACACATATTATCAATGGcacaaacaaagaaaataagtcCTCAACATCTATTATTTCGAGTTCTTCCAACAcgaatattgaagaaaattcattcaGTGAAACATTTCATAGATCACAAATTATTGAAAGAGATTTATATCATCATTGCCAAATCTTTGAAGCTCAATTAAAG gagTTAAATCAAAACTTCGATGAAATTAAGAATTATGTGAGTAAGCTTCATGTTGAAATTACAGACAAAGAACATCATCGAGATTCACAATTATTGGCAATATAG